One genomic region from Phragmites australis chromosome 1, lpPhrAust1.1, whole genome shotgun sequence encodes:
- the LOC133931445 gene encoding uncharacterized protein LOC133931445, with translation MAIRNESNQIVLFLNLSDFSLIWILPILTLPLTLTVDRNRTISRRSKPNSRTTFIGKQPNLWDLQPQDVMSRHQCAKRLRR, from the coding sequence ATGGCTATTAGGAATGAATCAAATCAGATAGTTCTATTTCTCAACCTTTCCGACTTCTCCCTGATATGGATTCTACCCATTTTGACTCTCCCTTTAACACTAACAGTAGATAGGAACCGAACTATCTCACGACGTTCTAAGCCCAACTCACGTACCACTTTCATTGGCAAACAACCGAATCTTTGGGACCTTCAACCCCAGGATGTGATGAGTCGACATCAATGTGCCAAACGACTCCGTCGATAA
- the LOC133911684 gene encoding protein disulfide isomerase-like 2-2 has product MASSQISRGTLSLLLLLLSAAFAAGPAFADGDDVVALTESTFEKEVGQDRDALVEFYAPWCGHCKKLAPEYERLGSTFKKAKSVLIAKVDCDEHKSVCGKYGVSGYPTIQWFPKGSLEPKKYEGQRTAEALAEFVNSEGGTNIKLTTIPSSVVVLTPETFESIVLDESKYVLVEFYAPWCGHCKSLAPTYEKLASVFKLDEGVVIANLDADKHKDLAEKYGVTGFPTLKFFPKGNKIGEDYDGGRDLGDFVKFINEKCGTSRDTKGQLTSEAGRVASLDAMAKEFLGAASDKKKEVLSNMEEEVSKLSGAAAKHGKVYVTIAKKVLEKGSDYTKKETERLQRMLEKSISPSKADEFIIKKNVLSTFSS; this is encoded by the exons ATggcgagctcccagatctcccgCGGAACTCTgtctctccttctcctcctcctctccgccgcctTCGCCGCAGGCCCCGCGTTCGCGGACGGCGACGACGTGGTGGCCCTCACGGAGTCCACCTTCGAGAAGGAGGTCGGCCAGGACCGCGACGCCCTTGTCGAGTTCTACGCCCCCTG GTGTGGTCACTGCAAAAAGCTTGCCCCTGAGTATGAAAGGCTAGGTTCAACTTTTAAGAAAGCTAAATCTGTCTTGATCGCGAAG GTTGATTGTGATGAGCACAAGAGTGTGTGTGGCAAGTATGGAGTATCTGGATATCCAACAATCCAGTGGTTCCCTAAAGGTTCCTTGGAGCCCAAAAA GTATGAAGGACAACGCACTGCAGAAGCCCTTGCTGAATTTGTTAATAGTGAAGGAG GGACCAATATAAAGCTGACGACCATTCCTTCAAGCGTGGTTGTGCTCACCCCTGAGACTTTTGAGTCAATTGTCCTTGATGAATCAAAATACGTCCTTGTTGAGTTCTATGCCCCATG GTGTGGTCACTGCAAGAGTCTTGCCCCG ACATATGAGAAGCTGGCTTCTGTTTTCAAGTTGGATGAGGGAGTTGTGATTGCTAACCTTGATGCTGACAAACACAAAGACTTGGCTGAGAA GTATGGAGTTACTGGCTTTCCTACATTGAAGTTCTTTCCGAAGGGAAACAAAATTGGTGAAGATTATGATGGTGGCAGGGACTTGGGTGACTTTGTCAAGTTCATTAATGAGAAGTGTGGCACCAGCCGTGATACTAAGGGTCAACTCACTTCAGAG GCTGGCCGTGTAGCTAGTCTGGATGCCATGGCAAAGGAGTTCCTTGGTGCTGCCAGCGACAAGAAGAAGGAAGTCCTCTCCAATATGGAAGAGGAGGTATCTAAGCTCAGTGGTGCAGCAGCAAA GCATGGAAAGGTCTATGTAACCATCGCAAAGAAGGTCCTGGAGAAAGGCAGTGACTATACTAAGAAGGAAACTGAGAGGCTTCAACGCATGTTGGAGAAG TCTATCAGTCCTTCAAAGGCCGATGAATTCATCATCAAGAAGAACGTTCTTTCAACATTCTCTTCCTAA